One genomic region from Uloborus diversus isolate 005 chromosome 2, Udiv.v.3.1, whole genome shotgun sequence encodes:
- the LOC129216686 gene encoding jerky protein homolog-like has protein sequence MKPFLLPSTAPQFVDSHPCLRGQPKFLPSSKYEILLDASLGTENEKRLASYVKRLANAGFPLDRSTIRSLAYQFAEKLGIQHTFSKEKEKAGQHWLFLERNKDVSVRQAEGLPVARAQGMNREVGAFFKLLEEEMVKHDLTNRPENIFNVDETGIQLINKPGKILTAKGAKDVHVITPREKGETISLVACCSAEGRFLPPVLIMKGVNKKAEFSDGLPNGSVDYMNKKSSYINAVLFLRWFKEHFLPKKPKTGKTILILDGHTSHSNSIDLLDIANENDVIILCLPSHTTQAL, from the exons ATGAAACCATTCCTGTTACCTTCAACTGCTCCACAGTTTGTTGACAGTCATCCTTGCTTGAGAGGTCAGCCAAAATTTCTCCCATCAAGCAAATACGAGATATTATTGGATG CATCACTTGGGACAGAGAACGAAAAACGATTGGCTTCTTATGTCAAACGTCTAGCTAACGCTGGTTTTCCACTTGATAGATCGACTATTCGGTCTCTTGCCTATCAATTTGCTGAGAAGCTTGGAATTCAGCATACATTttcgaaagaaaaagagaaggcTGGCCAGCATTGGCTCTTTCTAGAAAGAAACAAAGATGTCTCTGTTCGTCAAGCAGAAGGTCTACCTGTTGCAAGAGCCCAGGGAATGAACAGAGAAGTaggtgcattttttaaactacttgaagaAGAAATGGTAAAGCATGATTTGACTAACAGacctgaaaatatatttaatgttgaTGAAACTGGGATCCAACTTATAAATAAACCTGGAAAAATATTAACAGCCAAAGGTGCTAAGGACGTTCACGTGATCACACCTCGAGAAAAAGGAGAAACGATTTCTCTGGTTGCATGTTGCAGTGCTGAAGGTCGTTTTCTACCtccagttttaataatgaaaggAGTCAATAAAAAGGCTGAATTTTCTGATGGCTTGCCAAATGGGTCCGTTGACTATATGAACAAAAAGTCATCTTACATTAATGCTGTATTATTTTTGCGTTGGTTTAAGGAACATTTTCTACCCAAAAAACCAAAGACAGGTAAAACAATTTTGATATTAGATGGTCATACCTCTCATTCCAATTCAATAGATTTGTTAGATATTGCCAATGAAAATGATGTGATAATTTTATGCTTACCAAGTCACACAACACAAGCCCTTTAA